Part of the Tenacibaculum sp. SZ-18 genome, AAATTTTTTATGAACGATGCCGGATGAATCTGCAGCGTTGAATCTCTTGTAGTATCTAGCGTTTTTGTATGAAAGTATTGAATCTTTATAATTATATTTTAAAAAGTCAGTTTTAGTGTTTCCTTCAAAAGATATTAAAATACTATCTTTTTTAAGTTTATATCTCGCTTTATTTGGAAGGCCATAACCATTGTCTATTGTAATAGAGTCGTTCTTAAATGTGAGTTCACCATCACCAGTTCCATCATAAAACCACCAAACACCTTCCAAATCTTTTTTTGAAACTTTTTGAGAGCATGATAATATGAATAAAGAAAGTATTACTACAATTATTTGTTTCATGATATCTTTTTCTTTTGATTTAGTTTTTTATCTCAATTAACTCTGTTCTAATTTTTATGTTTTTGTTTGTTCGAATATTGTTGATTTTATGGATTAGTTTGAAGTATTTCTTAATTGGAATATCAATATTGATACTTATTAAATAATTAGAATTTATTTCAATGTTATCTAATTTTTCAAAATCTCTTTCAGATTTTAATTGAAGCAATTTAGGTTTGAAGTATTTTATATAAGCTTTTTTGTTTTCATATTGAATTAAACTTGGAGGCGGATTTATTTTTTCCTCTTTTTGGATTGGAGGAATTTCTTCATTCCAAACATCTGCATAGCAAGTATAAATATCATATGTTTTCTTACTAATATCAACCTTAGTTATGAAGTTTACTTTAAGAGCGTTGTGTTTTGCCATATCAATATAGAATGATTTCAATAGTTTTAAGTTTGATATTTTGTCACTTAAAAATACATTCCAACCACCTTTTTCAAAATGAATTGAATTATGATGAAAAATTTCATTTAAGGGTAAATATTCATTATACATATAGTAAGTTGGCTTGAAGGATTTGTCTAATAAATGAAAAGTATTGATGTAGCTTTTTAATTCTTTGGCAGACATTTTAATATCAGATTCTAGGTCAATTAAGTTATAATTCAACTCATTTTTTAATGAAGATTGATACTTTTCATATGTATTACTATCAAATTCTAATATTGAATCACATTTATAAAAATTGAAATTATATTCTAGCGAGTCTTTAAAAAAAATATTTATTGAATCTTTTCTTATTTCAAATGTACCGGGTAATGAGAAACCGAAATAATCGATTAGTATAGCATTATTCCCTTTGAAATTGATTTGATTAAAAAATGGGTAATTTTCTTCATGTTCAGAATCATAAATTGGATTTGATTTCCAACTTCCCTCCAAATCTTTTTTTGAAACTTTTTGAGAACATGATAATAAGACTAAAACAAATCCTATGAATAGCAATTTTTTCATTTTCAAATTTTAATGAAATATACAAAAACAGCATAAAAAAAGCGAACTTTTTAAAGTTCGCTAAATTTTAGAGTGATAATTTTCAGGAATTAATATGGCCAACAGATATATACACTACCAGTTTCGTCATAATAAGAAATATGACTAAAACTATTCGGATTTTGATATCTTGTGTAACATGCGAACTTACCACCAGGGGTCCAATAATCTTTATCGTCCTCACTTAGCGTTGAACCAACAGAAACGGTAGAACTTGTTCCAGAACCTCTTCCACCTTTTCCTTTCACAGCTTCGGTTTCATTTTTGGTCAATTCTTGTACTCCATCTAACTTTAAAATTCTTTTTAACATGATTGATTTTATTTTTAGGTTAATATTTTAAAGTTATCGAAACGCCAGCCTTAAGTAAATTAATATTTTCCGAAACTGTCGTTTTAGTTTATAAAAGGACGTATTTATTTTTTAAGAGTATAAATAAAAAAGGCGAACTATGTAGTTCGCCCAAATTTTAATTTAATACCGGTCCTAAAGGATCAGAAATTGAATCATCAAATTGGTAATTTGGATTAAATGGAAAACAAACGGTTGTAGGCGAACTTAAATCTATTGGTGAAATAAAGAATCTGTTACCAGAGTTATTTCTATAACACTTAAATGAAACATTAGGGTTATCGTCGATAATACCATCTAAATGACCGCCGTTAATTGCCTTTTGTTCTTCAGTACTTAATTGCTGAATATCGATTAAGTTTAAAATGTTTTTTGACATGATTTTAAAATTTTTGGTTAATACTGTAAAAGTATCTCCAAAGTAATATCTGAGATTGTAATATTTTCTGAAATGTAGCAGAGAGTTTCTGATTTGTTTATTTTTCCAATTGTGCATCCATGTCAAGTAATTCAAGAATTTTTCTACCACGTGCTGTACATCCTTTTCCTTCATGAATAACTTTACTTCTAATAATATATTTTAATTCAGGATGAACCCAATCTTGATATTTACCGAAAACATATAAAGTAGTCATAGTGTAAGCTTTTACAGCAATTTTTTTATCAGTCATTAACCAGTCAAATCCAGTTTCTATGATTCTCGTGATATGATCGTTGGTGAGAAGCTGTTTAGTTCTATTTTCTTCCTTATTTGAAAAGTTATTAGCTAAGTGCTCACAAATTTTAGCGCAGGTTCTTATAGAACCATCAAAATATAAGTGAGATAGTCCTTTTGTGAAAGTATCTAAATATGGTAAAACATGATTAATTCCATGATGTGTACAAATCCATTCTAAAATCCAGCTAGCTTTAACCGAAATAGGATTATCCACTTTAAATGTTAAATCTACCAGTAGTTCTATTAATTCTGGTTGTTTCAATACAATATTTGCAGCTTTAATACGATTTACTTTTTTAGGGTTTTCAATATTGTTTAATACAGAAATTAAAAAATCGATACTCATATTAGTAGGGTTTGTGTACTTTTACAATTATAAAACTAAATATAAGGACAAAAGAGAGAAACAATGAGCAAAGTTAACGTGATACTTGTCTTAAGTTTTGTAGTAGCTTCTTTTACTGCATTTGGTCAAAAAATAAATAAGTTAGATTCTCAAGGAAGAAGAACAGGAATTTGGAAGAAATATTATGAAAACGGTGATATTAGATACGAAGGAGAATTTAAAAATGGAAAAGAAATAGGAACGTTTTCTTTTTATAATCAAGGCTCATCGTATCCAGAAATTGTGAAGATTTTTTCTAATACTTCAGACACAGCTTCAGTAAAATTTTACAATAAAACACGTGTAAAAACCAAAGGTAAAATGGTGGGTAAAAAACGTGTTGGTAAATGGATTTATTACTTCGCAGATGGTCAAAGAATTTTTTCCGAAGAAAATTATGAGAACGGACTTCTAGATGGAGTGGTTAAAAATTACTATGATAATGGTAATGTAACTGAAGAAACTTTCTATGAAGAAGGAAGGAAACACGGAACTTCAAAAATTTATACAGAAGAAGGGATTTTAATTGAAGATGTAATTTATGTTGATGGAAAACTGAATGGTTTAGGTAAATATTACGACTTAAAAGGTGTTATCAAAGAGAAAGGAATATATGAAAATGGTGCAAGAAAAGGGAAATGGGAATATTACATCGATGGTGAGGTTTCTGCAAAAGGAAGACCGAGAAAAAGCATGCTAAAAGATGATGCTAAACCAAAACAAGAGGAGGAAGAGTAGTAATTTTCTTTTATAAATTCATTTTATATACTTATCAATTTTTCCCATTAAAGAAACAGATTCTTATTCGTAAATTTGCTGTCTAAATTTGGCAAAATATGAAAAGAGTAGTGGTCGGACTTTCAGGAGGAGTAGATAGCAGTGTAACCGCTTATTTATTGCAAAAACAAGGATATGAAGTTATTGGCCTTTTTATGAAGAATTGGCATGACGATTCTGTTACTATTTCTGACGAATGTCCTTGGTTAGAAGATAGCAATGATGCTATGATTGTTGCTGAAAAATTAGGAATTCCATTTCAAACTGTCGATTTAAGTGAACAATACAAAGAACGTATTGTTGATTATATGTTTGATGAATACGAAAAAGGAAGAACTCCAAATCCAGATGTTCTATGTAATCGTGAGATTAAGTTTGATGTTTTTATGGACATTGCACTTGGTTTGGGAGCAGACTACGTTGCTACTGGACATTATTGCAGAAAAGAAGAGGAAATTATAGACGGAAAACCAGTTTATAAATTATTAGCTGGGAAAGATGGAAATAAAGACCAATCTTATTTCTTGTGTCAGTTATCTCAAGAGCAATTATCCAAAGCTTTATTTCCGGTTGGAGAATTAACAAAACCTGAAGTAAGAGAAATTGCAAAAGAAGCAGATTTAATTACTGCTGAGAAAAAAGATTCTCAAGGATTATGTTTTATTGGTAAAGTTCGTTTACCAGATTTTCTTCAACAAAAACTTCAACCGAAAGAAGGAGTGATCGTTCAAGTTCCAGATTCTTTGGAGGCATATAATAAACCATTACCACGTTTTGAAAATAAACAGGCAGAATTAACGTACAAGTCAAAAAAGTTCGAATATGATGTTGCTGATGGAAAAGTTGTAGGAAAGCATCAAGGAGCTCATTATTTTACAAAAGGACAAAGAAAAGGACTTGCAGTAGGAGGAACTAAGGAACCTTTGTTTGTAATTGAAACAGATGTAGAAGAAAACGTAATTTTTACAGGAGAAGGAAAAAATCACAGAGGGTTATATAGAAACGTATTGTTTGTTTCCAATGAAGAACTGCATTGGGTTCGTGAAGATTTAGCTTTAGCTAATGATGAAACAATGGAAGTTGAAGCAAGAATTCGTTATCGTCAGCCTTTAGAAAAAGCAATATTACATAAAGTAGAAAATGGATTGTTTGTGGAGTTTGAAAATCCTCAATCAGCCATTCAAGAAGGGCAATTCGTTGCTTGGTACAATAATGAAGAACTTTTAGGATCAGGAGTGATTTCATAAGAACTTTTGATTTAATAATTAAATAAAAACAGTAACTTTCAATCATGAAGAAGTTACTGTTTTTTTTACCACTACTATTAAGTACAAACTTATTTGCTCAGGAACATGCTTGGGTTTATTTAAAAGATAAACCAAGTGAGGCAACGTATATTGCGTCACCATTAACAATGTTATCTCAAAGAGCATTAGATCGACGAACTAAACAAGGAATTTCACTCGACAATAAAGATGTTCCTATTGAAGCTTCTTACTACAATCAAATAAAATCCGCAACAGGAATTACTGTATTAGGAAAATCAAAATGGCTTAACGCTATTCATGTAATTGGTCAAATTAACGATATTAATAATTTAAACACGAGTTTTACATTTATTGATAGGATTGATTTTGCAAATCGTTCTTTAAATGCAAAAGGAACTGTAAATTTCAAAAAGCAAAAGCAAGTACTTAACAATCATAAAAGTAAATTCCAAAGTGGAAAGCCAACATATAATTATGGTGATGCTACTAACCAAATAGAAATGCTAGGTGGAGATTTCTTACATGAAAATGGATACACAGGTGCAGGAATTCATATCGCAGTTATTGATGCAGGTTTTCCGAATGTAAATACACTTGGAGCTTTTTCAGGTTTACGAAAGAATAATCAAATTTTAGGTGGTTACGATTTTGTAAATAGAAGTACTAATTTTTACACGGGTAATTCTCATGGAACACATGTGCTGTCTGATATAGCTGCTTATAAAGAGAACGATTTTATTGGAACTGCTCCAGATGCATCTTTTTATTTATTTAGAACGGAAGATGCAGCTAGTGAAACACCATTGGAAGAAACCTTATGGGTAGAAGCAGCGGAAAGATCAGATAGTTTAGGTGTTGATATCATAAATACGTCATTAGGTTATACAACTTTTGATAACTCAAATTATAATTATTCTTACAGCGATATGAATGGTGAAACTACATTTATCACTAGAGGAGCTGAGATTGGATCGAGTAGAGGAATGTTATTGGTAACTTCTGCCGGTAATTCAGGAAACAGTCCCTGGAAATACATAAGTGCACCAGCCGATGCCAATTCTGTATTTACTGTTGGAGCTGTAAATTCTGTTGAAACTATTGCTTCATTTAGTTCGTATGGTCCAACAGCTGATGGCCGGGTAAAACCTGATGTATTAGGTCAAGGACAAAACGTTTATATTGTAAATTATATCTCTGGAAGTAATGCATTGTCAAATGGTACTTCATTTTCTTCTCCAGTAATGACTGGTGTCATTGCTTGTTTTTGGCAAGCTTTTCCTAATAAAACAAATATGGAAATAATGGATATTGTTAGAAAATCTGCTGATAGATATTCAAATCCTACAGATCAATACGGATATGGTGTTCCAGATTTTGAGGCTGCATTTAATGTAACACTTTCTGCGGATGAATTTGAATTAGATGGTTTTTCAATTTTTCCGAATCCTGCAGGAGATAATCTAACTATTAATATAGCCAATAGTAACATACAAGATTACAGAATTTTAATTTATAACATTTTAGGAAAAGAAGTATTAAAGTTTCATAATACTCAAACTAACGTAATAAATGTTTCTTCACTTAATGGTGGAATTTATCTGTTGAGTTTATCGAATGGAAATAGTAAAAAGGTGATAAAGCTTATTAAAAGATAATTATTAAGATATTTGGTGTTTAGAATTACTAGTAAATTAAAGTTTTCTGTGAAGGAGAGTTATGAAGGTTAGAAGTAAAAAAGATGTAGCTGCATTACAAGAAAAAATAAAGAATGAACTTGGTATTGATGTAAGTGAGTATAGAAATGAAGAAGTAGCGGAGAATTTTGCAGAACTAATATTGTTGCCT contains:
- a CDS encoding adenylosuccinate lyase, which gives rise to MSIDFLISVLNNIENPKKVNRIKAANIVLKQPELIELLVDLTFKVDNPISVKASWILEWICTHHGINHVLPYLDTFTKGLSHLYFDGSIRTCAKICEHLANNFSNKEENRTKQLLTNDHITRIIETGFDWLMTDKKIAVKAYTMTTLYVFGKYQDWVHPELKYIIRSKVIHEGKGCTARGRKILELLDMDAQLEK
- a CDS encoding S8 family serine peptidase → MKKLLFFLPLLLSTNLFAQEHAWVYLKDKPSEATYIASPLTMLSQRALDRRTKQGISLDNKDVPIEASYYNQIKSATGITVLGKSKWLNAIHVIGQINDINNLNTSFTFIDRIDFANRSLNAKGTVNFKKQKQVLNNHKSKFQSGKPTYNYGDATNQIEMLGGDFLHENGYTGAGIHIAVIDAGFPNVNTLGAFSGLRKNNQILGGYDFVNRSTNFYTGNSHGTHVLSDIAAYKENDFIGTAPDASFYLFRTEDAASETPLEETLWVEAAERSDSLGVDIINTSLGYTTFDNSNYNYSYSDMNGETTFITRGAEIGSSRGMLLVTSAGNSGNSPWKYISAPADANSVFTVGAVNSVETIASFSSYGPTADGRVKPDVLGQGQNVYIVNYISGSNALSNGTSFSSPVMTGVIACFWQAFPNKTNMEIMDIVRKSADRYSNPTDQYGYGVPDFEAAFNVTLSADEFELDGFSIFPNPAGDNLTINIANSNIQDYRILIYNILGKEVLKFHNTQTNVINVSSLNGGIYLLSLSNGNSKKVIKLIKR
- a CDS encoding toxin-antitoxin system YwqK family antitoxin — translated: MSKVNVILVLSFVVASFTAFGQKINKLDSQGRRTGIWKKYYENGDIRYEGEFKNGKEIGTFSFYNQGSSYPEIVKIFSNTSDTASVKFYNKTRVKTKGKMVGKKRVGKWIYYFADGQRIFSEENYENGLLDGVVKNYYDNGNVTEETFYEEGRKHGTSKIYTEEGILIEDVIYVDGKLNGLGKYYDLKGVIKEKGIYENGARKGKWEYYIDGEVSAKGRPRKSMLKDDAKPKQEEEE
- the mnmA gene encoding tRNA 2-thiouridine(34) synthase MnmA → MKRVVVGLSGGVDSSVTAYLLQKQGYEVIGLFMKNWHDDSVTISDECPWLEDSNDAMIVAEKLGIPFQTVDLSEQYKERIVDYMFDEYEKGRTPNPDVLCNREIKFDVFMDIALGLGADYVATGHYCRKEEEIIDGKPVYKLLAGKDGNKDQSYFLCQLSQEQLSKALFPVGELTKPEVREIAKEADLITAEKKDSQGLCFIGKVRLPDFLQQKLQPKEGVIVQVPDSLEAYNKPLPRFENKQAELTYKSKKFEYDVADGKVVGKHQGAHYFTKGQRKGLAVGGTKEPLFVIETDVEENVIFTGEGKNHRGLYRNVLFVSNEELHWVREDLALANDETMEVEARIRYRQPLEKAILHKVENGLFVEFENPQSAIQEGQFVAWYNNEELLGSGVIS